The Streptomyces achromogenes DNA segment AACGCGTACGTCTGGGGCGCCGAGAGCCCCGTGGACACGCTTCCGGCACCGGTGGCGCGGCCCCTGCACGCACTCGCCCGGGAACTGGACCGGGCACCGATCGCCGCCCACGCCTCCATCGTCCTGAACAACTGGCGGCGCATCGACGCCGGTGAACCGCTGAGCATGTCCAACATCGACACCCAGGTGACGTTCCTCGGCGGTGTCGACGAGAAGTGGTTCTACCTGGCGACGGTGGGTGTCGAGCTTGCCGGCGCCCCAGGGCTGTCCCTGCTGGTCCAGGCGCAGCATGCCGTAGCGGCCGAGGACCATGCCCGCCTCACCGAGGCGCTGTTCGGCATCCGCAGTGTCGTCGACCAGGTGACGGACGCGTTCCTCGACGTGGAGAGCTGGTGCGACCACTACGTCTTCTACCACCGGATCAGGCCGTTCCTCACAGGTTGGTCCGCGCCGGGACTGCGGTTCGAGGGCGTGGACCGGGAACCGCTGGTGCTGGCCGGCGGAAGCGCCGCGCAGAGCTCCCTCATCCAGGCCTTCGACGCCGGACTCGACATCCCGCACGAGCACGAGTCGACGGCGGGTTTCCTGACCGGCATGCGCGCGTACATGCCCGCGCCGCACCGACGTTTCCTCGAGGACCTGGAGGCCGGTCCGTCGGTACGCGGCTATGTAGCACGGCACCGCAGCATCTCTCCGCGCCTGTGCGTCGCCTACAACGGGGCGGTGGAGTCCCTCGTCCGGCTCAGGGCCCAGCACATCGGCATCACCGGGCGCTACATCAAGCGG contains these protein-coding regions:
- a CDS encoding indoleamine 2,3-dioxygenase, with translation MATLSEYAIDAERGFVPGEDPVDALPVYYEPWERLGRNIAALIMTGRLRPAVESLPVLIPDRLRSAGEQERAMLLLCCLANAYVWGAESPVDTLPAPVARPLHALARELDRAPIAAHASIVLNNWRRIDAGEPLSMSNIDTQVTFLGGVDEKWFYLATVGVELAGAPGLSLLVQAQHAVAAEDHARLTEALFGIRSVVDQVTDAFLDVESWCDHYVFYHRIRPFLTGWSAPGLRFEGVDREPLVLAGGSAAQSSLIQAFDAGLDIPHEHESTAGFLTGMRAYMPAPHRRFLEDLEAGPSVRGYVARHRSISPRLCVAYNGAVESLVRLRAQHIGITGRYIKRFQRDEETAKGTGGSDFVSFLRKSREETTERLLP